CTAATTCAATTGCACGCTTGCTTCCCCCGAGACAACCGACACCTAGCTTGAAACGGCCCATATTCAAGATGTTAAAAGCGATAATATGCCCGCGTCCGATTTCACCGAGCACATTTTCTTTCGGTACTTCTACATCTTCAAGAATAAGCGTCCGTGTCGATGATCCTTTGATGCCCATTTTCTTCTCTTCAGGACCTGTCGAGACGCCCTCATATTCACGCTCCACAATAAAAGCAGTAAATTTGTCGCCATCGACTTGCGCGTAAACGATGAATACATCTGCGAAAGCCGAGTTCGTGATCCATTGCTTCTCCCCGTTCAAAACGTAATGGCTGCCTGCATCGTTCAACACGGCTGTTGTTTTCGCGCTAAGCGCATCAGAACCGGAACTTGGTTCGGTCAACGCGTAAGCTGCAATTTTTCTTCCGCTTGCGAGATCCGGAAGATACCTTTTCTTTTGTTCTTCATTGCCGAAAAATACAATCGGTTGGGAGCCAATGCCGACGTGCGCGCCGTGGCTGAGCGAAAAGCCACCCGCACCGAAAAAATTCTCGGTAATTAATGTTGAACTGATTTTATCGAGACTCAGCCCTTCATATTTCTCGGGGACGTCCGCGCCAAGCAGGCCAAGTTCCCCGGCTTTTGTTAAAAGATCCCGAGAGACGTCAAATTCATGGTTTTCAATACGATCGATCAGCGGGCCTACTTCTCCGCTAACGAAGTCTTCCGTCGTCTTCGCGATCATCTTGTGTTCTTCCGTAAATTCCTCCGGTGTAAAGACATCCTGCTTGTCCACTTCACCCAGTAAAAAGCCGCCGCCCTTAATGCTTGTTTTCATTGTTTCTGCCATTTTAAGATCTCTCCCTAACGTTTATAGTAATTCAAACACGCCTGCTGCACCCATGCCGCCACCGATGCACATCGTGACGATGCCGAACTGCTCATTTTTTCGCTTCATTTCGTGAATCAATGAAAGCGTGAGCTTCGTGCCCGTGCAACCCAGCGGATGCCCAAGCGCAATCGCTCCCCCATTGGCATTCACTTTGTCATGATCGATCCCCAGTTCGCGAATCACCTGCAAAGATTGGGAAGCAAATGCTTCATTTAATTCGAAAAGGCCAATATCATCTTTCTCCAGCCCTACAATATCAAGCACTTTCGGGATGGCTTCTACAGGACCGATGCCCATCACCTCGGGACGCACCCCGGAAACAGCCATCCCGCGAAACTTGGCAAGGGGTTGGAGGCCATCGGCTTCTGCCTTCTCCCGGTCCATGACAAGCACGGAGGCAGCGCCGTCGCTCGTTTGCGAGGCGTTCCCCGCGGTCACACTCCCTTTCGGATGAAACACCGGACGCAAGCCGCTCAGTTTCTCTGCCGTCGTATCCGGGCGCACCCCTTCATCACGGGAAAACGTAATCGTGTTCTCCTGCAACTTGTTGTCACTGCCAACAGAGCGTTGGGTGACTTCCACCGGAACAATTTCGTCTTCAAATCGACCTGCTTCAATCGCTGCCGCTGCCCGTTTATGGCTTTGTGCAGCAAACGCATCTTGATCCTCGCGGCTCACATCAAACTCTTGTGCCACTTGTTCAGCGGTATGACCCATCTGCATGTAATATTCCGGGGCATCTTCCACGAGTTTCGCGTTAGGAGCGATCACGTGCCCGCCCATCGGAATAAGACTCATTGACTCAGCACCACCGGCAATGGCTGCTTTCGAATGACCAAGCATGATACGCTCGGCGGCGTAACCAATGCTTTGCAAACCGGAAGCGCAATAACGATTAATCGTTGCGGCAGGTACGGTATGCGGCAATTCTGCCAACGCGGAAATACTTCGTGCCACGTTCATGCCTTGCTCTGCCTCAGGCATGGCACAGCCGATCAGGACATCATCGAGTTCCGAAGGGTCATAGTCCCCTGCGCGTTTCAACGTTTCTTTTATCGTAGTCGCAGCATAATCATCGGGGCGCATGTTCGCAAGCGTCCCTTTCTTCGCTTTCCCAACGGGTGTTCTTGCTCCAGATACAATAACCGCTTCTTTCAACAGCTTCCCCTCCTCAAATTTTCTTATTTTCAATGTTAATTACGCAAAGGCTTCCCGGTTTTTAACATGTGTTGCATACGCTGTTGTGATTTCGGTTCGGCAATCAGACTCAAAAATGCTTCTCTTTCAAGGTCCAACAAATAATCTTCATCGACTTTTGTTCCTTTTGGCACACGTCCGCCAGCGATCAGGAAGGCAAGGTTGCCGGCGATTTTCAAGTCGTGATCGCTGATTTGGCCGCCGGTACGCATCGATTTGGCTCCGAGCAGCATCGTTGCATAACCGGTTTCGCCGACAACCGGAATTGGTTGGCGAACGGGTGGCTGATAGCCTTTTTCATGCAGCTCCTGAACCTTTTGCTTCGCATACCATACCGCGTGTTTGCTATTGGCGATAATGTCATCACGATCGCTCATAAATCCGTTTTCCGCTGATTCTTGAGCCGACGTTCCTACTTTGGCCATGGCGATTTTTTCAAAGACGGCATTTGCTACCGGTTGCAGGTCAACATTGACATCGTCGGGCATTTTTTCAAGTTCGCGAATGTACAATTCTTTATTTCCGCCTCCGCCCGGAATGAGACCGACACCGGTTTCCACCAACCCCATGTATGTTTCCGCAGATGCTTGGATACTCGCGGACGGCAAACAGATTTCCGCTCCACCACCGAGGGTCATTTGGAAAGGGGCGGCAACAACCGGTTTTCCGCTGTAACGAATACGTGATGTCATGCCTTGGAATCGTCGAATAACCATATCGAGTTCATCAAAAGCGTCATCTTGTGCTTCCATGAGCATCATCATGAGATTCGCGCCGACACAAAAATTTTTTCCTTTATTGGCAATGACGAGCCCTTTGTAATTTTTCTCTACTTCGTCAAGTGCTTTGTTCACCATTTGGATGACGTCTAATCCAATCGAATTGTTTGGCGATGTAAAGGTGAGGGCTGCTACATCGTCCCCGAGATCGGTAAGAACAGCACCTGAATTTTTCGTGATGACATTCTCTTCGTTTTTCAGAAGCGTTGCTACGTTAATCTCTTTTTCATTGATGTCCAGTTTCTTGTAAGATCCTTTGTGATAAAATTCACCGTCTCCGTTATAGAAGCTTTTATAGCCTGCATTAAGCATTTCCTTGACCCATGCGGGAACATTTTCGCCTTCTTCTTCCATTTTTTTGACGGAACGTTCGACATCGAGAGCATCCCAGACTTCGAAGGGGCCAAGGTCCCAACCGAATCCCCATTTCATCGCGTTGTCGATCGCCGCGATGTCGTTAGCGATTTCATTGCTTTTTTCCGCTGAATAGAGCAGCGAGGCTTTTAATGTGTTCCAAGTAAAGTTCCCGGCTTTATCATCGGCATACGCGAGCGCTTGAATTTTTGCCGCTTTTCCTTTTGCTTGTTCCGCCGCTTGAACAGAGGGCGCT
The Salicibibacter kimchii DNA segment above includes these coding regions:
- a CDS encoding acetyl-CoA C-acetyltransferase — translated: MKEAVIVSGARTPVGKAKKGTLANMRPDDYAATTIKETLKRAGDYDPSELDDVLIGCAMPEAEQGMNVARSISALAELPHTVPAATINRYCASGLQSIGYAAERIMLGHSKAAIAGGAESMSLIPMGGHVIAPNAKLVEDAPEYYMQMGHTAEQVAQEFDVSREDQDAFAAQSHKRAAAAIEAGRFEDEIVPVEVTQRSVGSDNKLQENTITFSRDEGVRPDTTAEKLSGLRPVFHPKGSVTAGNASQTSDGAASVLVMDREKAEADGLQPLAKFRGMAVSGVRPEVMGIGPVEAIPKVLDIVGLEKDDIGLFELNEAFASQSLQVIRELGIDHDKVNANGGAIALGHPLGCTGTKLTLSLIHEMKRKNEQFGIVTMCIGGGMGAAGVFELL
- a CDS encoding 3-hydroxyacyl-CoA dehydrogenase/enoyl-CoA hydratase family protein, with translation MKKNIQRAAVLGSGVMGSSIAAHLANVGIPVLLLDIVPNELTDDEKAKGLTLDDRAVRNRLASENKKKLFKQNPAPLASKKNANKIEVGNLEDDIERLADVDWVVEVVVEKLEVKQQLFEKVEQHRSPGTIVTSNTSGISVNGMAEGRGEEFRRHFMGTHFFNPPRYLHLLEVIPTKDTDADVLANMKTFAEEVLGKGVVEAKDTPNFIGNRIGTYGLLVSVRKMQELGLSITEVDSITGPLIGRPKSATFRTLDVVGLDTFLHVARNVYDQVEGEERAIFDPPQFLKDMAEKGWIGAKVGQGFYLKKGKGENKEILELDPETMEYRQGQKLKAPSVQAAEQAKGKAAKIQALAYADDKAGNFTWNTLKASLLYSAEKSNEIANDIAAIDNAMKWGFGWDLGPFEVWDALDVERSVKKMEEEGENVPAWVKEMLNAGYKSFYNGDGEFYHKGSYKKLDINEKEINVATLLKNEENVITKNSGAVLTDLGDDVAALTFTSPNNSIGLDVIQMVNKALDEVEKNYKGLVIANKGKNFCVGANLMMMLMEAQDDAFDELDMVIRRFQGMTSRIRYSGKPVVAAPFQMTLGGGAEICLPSASIQASAETYMGLVETGVGLIPGGGGNKELYIRELEKMPDDVNVDLQPVANAVFEKIAMAKVGTSAQESAENGFMSDRDDIIANSKHAVWYAKQKVQELHEKGYQPPVRQPIPVVGETGYATMLLGAKSMRTGGQISDHDLKIAGNLAFLIAGGRVPKGTKVDEDYLLDLEREAFLSLIAEPKSQQRMQHMLKTGKPLRN